One part of the Macrobrachium rosenbergii isolate ZJJX-2024 chromosome 3, ASM4041242v1, whole genome shotgun sequence genome encodes these proteins:
- the LOC136827913 gene encoding uncharacterized protein, with amino-acid sequence MMCAFMTPVLKNDWEVYKTSRSRNSSESSAVSVPSNQRSRSGHARRRGIGETGRSFSYHAPAHGRNDIVYVGSPPRAYHMSTKNSRYASRTSIDPISANTMSPPKSPNGTKSAGPPKSPSAVSLSKFHNKVMDKLKNVLHLKDNSGEEQEQEDTRGQS; translated from the exons ATGATGTGCGCGTTCATGACACCCGTCCTCAAAAATGACTGGGAGGTGTATAAAACCAGTCGGTCAAGGAACAGTTCGGAGAGCTCGGCG GTGTCTGTGCCTTCCAACCAGCGCTCTCGATCTGGCCACGCCCGGAGAAGGGGAATAGGCGAGACAGGACGCAGCTTCTCCTACCACGCCCCCGCCCACGGGCGCAATGACATCGTGTACGTTGGTTCACCTCCAAGGGCCTACCACATGTCCACCAAGAACTCCAGATACGCCTCAAGGACGTCCATAGATCCTATTTCAGCCA ATACAATGAGCCCACCCAAGAGTCCTAACGGGACCAAGAGTGCCGGACCCCCAAAAAGTCCTTCCGCAGTTTCCCTCTCAAAATTCCACAACAAG GTGATGGACAAGTTGAAAAACGTTCTACACCTGAAGGACAACAGCGGAGAAGAACAGGAACAAGAGGACACCAGAGGCCAGTCATGA